A single genomic interval of Helianthus annuus cultivar XRQ/B chromosome 13, HanXRQr2.0-SUNRISE, whole genome shotgun sequence harbors:
- the LOC110899697 gene encoding inositol 2-dehydrogenase 2, which produces MQSLDLNAIGMGLGVNYKNLEQKVGEKMVKYGIIGAGMMGREHLLNLYHLRSEGAAVVCVADPHLPSQKISMEFAESFGWPLKVFSGHKELLDSGLCDVVVISTPNMTHYEILMDIINHPKTHHVLVEKPLCTTVEDCRQVIEAAKRRPDMLLQVGLEYRYMPPVAKLIDIVNGGKLGHVKMVSIREHRFPFLVKVNNWNRFNCNSGGTLVEKCCHFFDLMRLFVGSNPVRVMASGAIDLNHKDEMYDGKVPDIIDNAYVIVEFENGARGMLDLCMFAEGSKNEQEISVIGEIGKGEAFVPENIVRYGLRVEGRDGVRTMRAEDHRIKYDGLHHGSSYLEHLNFLSAVKAEGKKIPAVDLNDGLTAVAIGVAAQLSIEMGRFVSIREVIS; this is translated from the exons ATGCAATCGCTAGATCTTAACGCAATTGGGATGGGATTGGGTGTGAATTATAAAAATTTGGAACAAAAAGTGGGAGAGAAGATGGTGAAGTATGGGATCATCGGTGCCGGAATGATGGGGAGAGAGCATTTGTTGAATCTTTATCATCTTCGAAGCGAAGGGGCCGCGGTTGTTTGTGTCGCCGATCCGCATCTTCCTTCGCAGAAGATATCCATGGAGTTTGCCGAGTCGTTTGGATGGCCGCTTAAG GTGTTTTCAGGACACAAGGAACTATTGGACAGTGGGCTTTGTGATGTTGTGGTCATCTCAACTCCTAACATGACTCATTATGAAATCTTGATGGATATCATCAACCACCCTAAAACTCATCATGTATTGGTTGAGAAGCCCTTATGCACAACTGTAGAAGACTGTAGACAG GTTATAGAAGCTGCTAAAAGGAGACCAGATATGTTGCTACAAGTTGGACTGGAATACAGATACATGCCTCCAGTGGCTAAGCTGATAGATATAGTCAACGGTGGAAAACTGGGACATGTTAAAATGGTTTCGATTAGAGAACATCGGTTTCCGTTCCTAGTTAAG GTGAACAATTGGAACAGGTTCAATTGTAACAGTGGAGGTACTCTGGTTGAAAAATGCTGCCATTTTTTCGATCTGATGAGGCTGTTTGTAGGCTCGAATCCAGTTCGCGTAATGGCGTCTGGTGCTATTGATTTGAATCACAAAGATGAAATGTATGATGGAAAG GTGCCTGATATTATTGATAACGCGTATGTTATCGTTGAATTTGAGAATGGGGCGAGAGGCATGCTTGATCTTTGTATGTTCGCTGAAGGAAGTAAAAATGAGCAAGAAATTTCCGTTATTGGTGAAATTGGAAAG GGTGAAGCCTTTGTTCCTGAGAATATTGTTCGCTATGGTCTACGAGTTGAAGGAAGAGACGGTGTACGAACCATGAGAGCTGAAGATCATCGAATTAA ATATGACGGGCTACACCACGGTTCAAGCTACTTGGAACATCTAAACTTTTTGAGCGCGGTCAAGGCTGAGGGGAAGAAAATTCCGGCGGTGGATCTGAATGATGGCTTGACCGCGGTGGCTATTGGTGTTGCAGCACAACTTTCAATTGAGATGGGAAGATTTGTTAGCATTAGAGAAGTCATTTCATAA
- the LOC110899696 gene encoding 3-isopropylmalate dehydratase small subunit 1, with amino-acid sequence MASLTNPTTLSTLTHHHHQPSSISTFTLFNSPKHPSFTPLITHSTITTNPTVFRRTPTITSATTNPSPSTSTASFHGTCYVVRDNIDTDQIIPAEYLTLVPSKPDEYKKLGSYALIGLPSSYEQRFVEPGENNSKYSIIIAGDNFGCGSSREHAPVALGAAGVAAVVAESYARIFFRNSVATGEVYPLESEVRVCDECRTGDVVTIELEGSLLVNHTTGKQYRLKPIGDAGPVIEAGGIFAYARKTGMIPG; translated from the coding sequence ATGGCATCTCTCACAAACCCCACCACATTATCCACcttaacccaccaccaccaccaaccttCCTCCATCTCCACCTTCACTCTCTTCAATTCCCCAAAACACCCCTCATTCACACCCTTAATTACCCACTCCACCATTACCACTAACCCCACCGTATTCCGCCGTACACCCACCATCACTTCCGCAACCACCAACCCATCACCATCCACTTCCACCGCCTCATTTCACGGCACATGCTACGTCGTCCGTGACAACATTGACACAGACCAAATCATCCCAGCTGAATACTTAACCTTAGTCCCCTCAAAACCCGACGAGTATAAAAAACTCGGGTCCTACGCCTTAATCGGACTCCCTTCATCTTACGAGCAAAGATTCGTTGAGCCCGGGGAAAACAATTCCAAATATTCAATCATTATCGCTGGCGATAACTTCGGCTGCGGCTCCTCACGCGAGCACGCGCCAGTGGCCTTAGGGGCCGCTGGGGTGGCTGCGGTGGTGGCGGAGTCGTACGCGAGGATATTTTTTAGGAATTCGGTTGCGACCGGAGAGGTTTATCCGCTTGAATCGGAGGTGAGGGTTTGTGATGAGTGTAGGACGGGTGATGTGGTGACGATTGAGCTTgaggggagtttgttggtgaatCATACGACGGGGAAGCAGTATCGGTTGAAGCCGATTGGTGATGCGGGACCCGTGATTGAGGCGGGTGGGATTTTCGCTTATGCGAGGAAGACTGGGATGATTCCTGGGTAG
- the LOC110901929 gene encoding uncharacterized protein LOC110901929, with translation MEPNHLWVKVIKAIHHSNRKIVSIPVKKTLTGVWKNIGEIGKEFMKYNVDVTKSLKSKVGLGDKTMFWVETWLGNEPLLVQFPGLYQLALNKKALVKDCYRVNNVGKIWDWGWARAPNCETEIQEMNALNTMLQQQSISLKEDEWFWKNSEQEGFTVRGVRQSLASQINLNEQANEFVWNRWATAKSVMFVWRAVDGRIPTATALRERGMVLTDYNCKLCGAAEETVSHLLLQCSFAKEIWEKIVSWVKIPMFTAGNLRELMQELQFLQRSRYIKKAIHTIATQTIWSIWKIRNEKIFRGKSGAIQTTIEEIKEATFQGVKLRSKFKRVSRQEWWDFNVILS, from the coding sequence ATGGAGCCGAATCATCTATGGGTGAAAGTAATAAAAGCTATACATCATAGTAATAGGAAAATAGTATCCATACCGGTAAAAAAGACTTTAACGGGTGTGTGGAAAAACATTGGGGAAATTGGGAAAGAATTCATGAAATACAATGTTGATGTCACGAAAAGTCTGAAGAGTAAAGTCGGGTTGGGAGATAAAACAATGTTTTGGGTCGAAACATGGTTAGGAAATGAACCACTGCTGGTTCAATTCCCGGGTCTTTATCAATTGGCACTGAACAAGAAAGCACTAGTAAAGGATTGCTATCGGGTAAATAACGTGGGAAAGATTTGGGACTGGGGTTGGGCGAGGGCACCGAATTGTGAAACAGAAATTCAAGAGATGAACGCCTTGAATACAATGTTGCAACAGCAATCAATATCACTGAAAGAAGACGAATGGTTCTGGAAGAATAGCGAGCAGGAAGGTTTTACTGTAAGAGGTGTGAGACAATCTTTAGCTTCACAGATTAATCTAAACGAGCAGGCAAATGAATTTGTGTGGAACAGATGGGCAACTGCCAAAAGTGTGATGTTCGTATGGCGGGCAGTAGACGGAAGAATACCAACCGCAACGGCATTAAGGGAAAGAGGCATGGTTCTAACCGATTACAACTGCAAGTTAtgtggagctgctgaagaaactGTATCTCATTTGTTATTGCAGTGCAGTTTTGCAAAAGAAATATGGGAGAAGATTGTATCTTGGGTTAAAATACCCATGTTCACGGCGGGTAATTTAAGAGAATTAATGCAGGAGCTGCAGTTTTTACAAAGAAGTCGGTATATAAAAAAGGCCATACACACCATCGCAACGCAAACTATATGGAGTATATGGAAAATTAGAAATGAAAAGATCTTTAGAGGCAAATCGGGCGCGATCCAAACGACAATAGAAGAAATCAAGGAAGCAACTTTCCAAGGGGTGAAGTTGAGATCAAAATTCAAGAGGGTTAGTAGGCAAGAGTGGTGGGATTTTAATGTAATATTAAGTTGA
- the LOC110899695 gene encoding putative disease resistance RPP13-like protein 1 — MAAELVLSAFLGVLFEKLASAALKNIACYKGVDAEIKKWQRSLKQIQAVLADASRKEITNESVKQWLIDLQHLAYDIDDILDDLATEAMHREFTHDSEAITSKVRKLIPTCCTNFTKSSSMRAKLDKITTKLQDLVEEKATLGLSVEGETKKKNKNRELQTSVVDASSIVGRQVEEEALVRQLLADEPCDQNFSIVPIVGMGGVGKTTLATLLYNNQQVTDHFELKAWVCVSDDFDSFGISKVIFESVAQENKKFEDFNLLQVALRDQLRGKRFLLVLDDVWSESYEDWKTLVGPFHACAPGSKVVITTRKEQLLNKLGYNHLNKLQCLSHDDAMSLFALNALGVNKFNSHLSLKPYGEGIVKKCDGLPLALISLGRSLRTKQDEESWREVLESEIWMSKDDAIVPALKLSYRDLSAHLKQLFAYCSLFPKDFMFDKEELILLWAAEGFLHQSTPIDSTKERLGHDCFDELLSRSFFQLAPNNQSLFVMHDLMNDLAASVASEFFVRLENDMKRNMRKEMLEMCRHMSFAREEYVTYKKFETFKIAKSLRTFLATFVGVEESWQNFYLSSKILVDLLPELPMLRVLSLSGFCISEVPQSIGSLRHLRYLNLSRTQVTHLPENVCDLYNLETLIVCGCRCLAKLPNNFLKLKNLRHLDISDTPLLNQMPFGICELKSLQTLSKIVIGGERGFEIARLKEFKNLCGKICIEGLEKVQNAIHVREANFSQKRLSELEVGWSDEPYDSRNEMLEKEVLNELEPRNVKLIQLIIRSYGGLEFPDWVGNPSFLHLKHVSLRDCKRCTSLPPLGQLPLLKELFIEGLDEVEAVGLEFLGTSRAFPSLEILSFKHMHEWKKWSTSSGVVFPSLNVLKICDCPSLVEVTLETLPSVNVLEISTCDSGLLRRLIEIASAVTKLNIESITGLNDVVWRGVMKYLGAVEELKIRMCNEIRYLWELEAVASKVLVKLRRLDVYECDNLERFICPDSIQVLRLSDCKSITIFSLPKEGQNLKSVYVWGCNKLLEREWGGQNMNNNRSSMPMLENALIKDWTNLKSVKNLNYLVHLTTLTIVNCKNLESFPDNELSDLTLLKELRIIDCPSMDASFPRGIWPSKLQILSIGMLKKSISDWAPQNFPTSLVALELYGGDDGVSSCSQFSHLLPSSLTSLTIYKFEKLESFSVGLQHLQRLLFSNCPNLNKLPHPHPQNLTNLQHLYFSNCPNMMDLPEVLLPSLLSLRIIECPHLKERCSKRGCYWPLVSPIPFLELRR, encoded by the coding sequence ATGGCGGCTGAACTCGTTCTTTCTGCCTTTCTCGGTGTGCTCTTTGAGAAGCTGGCCTCTGCAGCTTTGAAAAACATTGCTTGCTACAAGGGAGTTGATGCTGAGATCAAGAAATGGCAAAGATCCTTAAAACAAATCCAAGCTGTGCTTGCTGATGCTTCTCGCAAGGAGATTACCAATGAGTCTGTGAAACAATGGCTCATTGATCTCCAGCATTTGGCTTACGACATAGATGACATACTCGATGATCTGGCAACTGAAGCTATGCATCGTGAGTTCACCCATGACTCAGAAGCCATCACCAGCAAGGTAAGAAAGCTGATCCCAACTTGTTGCACAAATTTCACAAAGAGTAGTAGCATGCGTGCCAAGTTAGATAAGATTACCACAAAATTACAAGATCTGGTTGAGGAGAAAGCTACACTTGGTTTGAGTGTGGAAGGGGAAactaagaaaaaaaataaaaatagagaaTTACAAACCTCTGTTGTCGATGCGTCTAGTATTGTTGGACGACAAGTTGAGGAAGAGGCATTGGTCCGCCAATTACTAGCGGACGAACCATGTGATCAAAACTTTAGCATTGTTCCCATAGTTGGTATGGGTGGGGTTGGAAAAACTACTTTGGCTACACTTTTGTATAACAACCAACAAGTCACAGATCACTTCGAGCTCAAGGCATGGGTGTGTGTCTCGGATGATTTTGATAGCTTTGGTATAAGCAAAGTTATCTTTGAATCTGTGgcccaagaaaacaagaaatttgaagaTTTTAATCTGCTTCAAGTAGCTCTTAGAGATCAACTAAGGGGGAAAAGATTTTTATTGGTTTTAGATGATGTGTGGAGTGAGAGTTATGAGGATTGGAAAACCTTAGTCGGCCCGTTTCATGCATGCGCTCCTGGAAGTAAAGTCGTCATAACAACTAGGAAGGAGCAATTACTCAACAAGTTGGGTTACAATCATCTAAACAAACTACAGTGTCTATCACATGATGATGCAATGTCTTTGTTTGCTTTAAATGCATTAGGTGTGAATAAATTTAATTCACATTTGTCACTCAAACCATATGGTGAGGGTATTGTGAAAAAGTGTGATGGCTTACCTTTGGCTTTGATATCACTTGGTAGATCACTAAGGACAAAACAAGATGAGGAATCTTGGAGGGAAGTGTTAGAAAGTGAGATATGGATGTCAAAAGACGATGCAATTGTCCCTGCCCTTAAACTAAGCTATCGTGATCTTTCTGCACATTTGAAGCAATTGTTTGCATACTGCTCATTATTCCCTAAGGATTTCATGTTTGACAAGGAGGAATTGATTTTATTATGGGCAGCAGAAGGGTTTTTACACCAGTCAACTCCAATTGACTCAACAAAAGAACGTTTGGGTCATGATTGTTTTGACGAATTGTTGTCAAGGTCATTTTTTCAACTTGCACCTAATAATCAATCATTATTTGTGATGCATGACCTGATGAACGACTTAGCGGCATCTGTTGCTAGCGAATTTTTTGTCAGGTTAGAAAATGATATGAAAAGGAATATGAGGAAGGAGATGTTGGAAATGTGTCGTCATATGTCATTTGCACGTGAGGAATATGTAACTTACAAGAAGTTCGAGACGTTTAAAATAGCTAAAAGTTTGAGAACATTCTTGGCAACATTTGTTGGTGTGGAAGAAAGTTGGCAGAATTTCTACTTATCGAGTAAGATTTTGGTCGACTTACTTCCTGAGTTACCAATGTTAAGAGTTTTATCTCTAAGTGGTTTTTGTATAAGTGAGGTACCACAGAGCATTGGTAGTTTGAGGCATTTGAGGTATCTTAATCTATCTCGAACGCAAGTAACCCATTTGCCTGAAAATGTTTGCGATCTCTACAACTTAGAGACACTGATTGTATGTGGTTGTCGCTGCTTAGCTAAGTTGCCAAACAACTTCTTAAAGCTTAAAAACTTGCGGCATCTTGACATTAGTGACACTCCGTTGTTGAATCAGATGCCTTTTGGAATTTGTGAGTTGAAAAGCCTTCAAACTCTCTCAAAAATTGTTATCGGAGGTGAAAGAGGATTTGAAATAGCCAGACTTAAAGAATTCAAGAATCTATGTGGGAAAATTTGCATTGAAGGTTTGGAAAAAGTGCAAAATGCAATTCATGTTCGTGAGGCGAACTTTTCACAAAAGAGGCTTAGTGAACTAGAGGTTGGATGGAGTGATGAGCCATATGATTCACGaaatgaaatgcttgaaaaggaAGTCCTAAATGAGCTAGAGCCTCGTAATGTTAAGTTAATACAACTCATTATTAGATCATATGGTGGCTTAGAGTTTCCAGATTGGGTTGGGAATCCTTCGTTTCTTCATTTGAAGCATGTGTCACTACGTGATTGTAAAAGATGTACATCTCTACCCCCACTTGGGCAGCTACCTTTACTTAAGGAATTGTTTATTGAAGGCTTAGATGAGGTGGAAGCTGTGGGTTTGGAGTTTCTTGGAACAAGTCGTGCATTTCCTTCACTTGAAATTCTAAGTTTCAAGCATATGCATGAGTGGAAGAAATGGTCAACCAGTAGTGGGGTTGTGTTTCCATCATTGAATGTTCTCAAAATATGTGATTGCCCCAGTTTGGTTGAAGTCACACTTGAAACACTACCTTCAGTGAATGTTCTAGAAATAAGTACATGTGATAGTGGTCTGTTAAGAAGGCTTATTGAAATAGCTTCAGCAGTCACTAAGTTGAACATAGAATCTATTACAGGGCTTAATGATGTGGTGTGGAGAGGTGTTATGAAGTATCTTGGTGCAGTTGAAGAATTAAAGATACGGATGTGTAATGAAATAAGATATTTGTGGGAATTAGAAGCAGTTGCAAGCAAGGTTCTTGTGAAGTTAAGGAGATTGGATGTGTATGAGTGTGATAACTTGGAGCGTTTTATATGTCCAGATAGCATTCAGGTGTTGAGGTTGTCGGATTGTAAGTCAATTACAATTTTCTCCTTGCCAAAAGAAGGGCAAAACCTCAAGTCAGTTTACGTTTGGGGTTGTAATAAATTATTGGAAAGGGAGTGGGGAGGACAAAATATGAACAACAATAGAAGCAGCATGCCGATGCTTGAAAATGCACTGATAAAAGATTGGACGAATCTGAAATCAGTCAAGAATCTGAATTACTTGGTTCACCTCACCACATTGACAATAGTGAATTGTAAAAATCTGGAATCATTTCCTGATAATGAGTTGTCCGATTTGACATTGTTAAAGGAACTAAGGATAATAGATTGTCCAAGTATGGATGCTTCTTTTCCTCGTGGAATTTGGCCTTCCAAACTGCAAATATTAAGCATAGGGATGTTGAAGAAGTCCATCTCAGATTGGGCCCCACAGAATTTTCCAACCTCACTTGTGGCACTAGAGTTATACGGTGGTGACGATGGAGTGAGTAGTTGTAGTCAGTtttctcatcttcttccttcatCTCTTACTTCTCTCACTATATATAAATTTGAGAAACTGGAATCATTTTCAGTGGGACTCCAACACCTCCAACGTCTCTTATTTAGCAATTGTCCAAATCTGAATAAATTGCCTCATCCCCATCCCCAAAACCTCACTAACCTTCAACATCTCTATTTTTCTAATTGCCCAAACATGATGGATCTACCAGAAGTGCTGCTGCCTTCACTTTTGAGTTTAAGAATTATTGAATGCCCACATCTGAAAGAAAGATGCAGCAAAAGAGGATGTTACTGGCCCCTCGTCTCCCCTATCCCCTTTTTGGAGTTAAGAAGATAA